From a region of the Calditrichota bacterium genome:
- a CDS encoding aminotransferase class III-fold pyridoxal phosphate-dependent enzyme: MPPFIRRAKGCRLWDLDGREYIDFRCALGPIILGYQHPAVDEAVRAQMSCGVLFSMASPVELEAAEAVLQNVPWIEQVRFLKTGADACTACVRLARAFTGRDHVLSVGYHGYHDWSVADWPNSGVPATVRAYTHVVPYGDVPAAERAFADWGEQLAAAIVEPYDWQHPDGAPFLRRLRELCDTHGALLIYDEVLTGFRLARGGAQEYFGVTPDLAAYAKAMANGYPLSAFAGKRRFMQQLEKTVITITHGGETLSLAACKATMEVMQAEPVHEHIFAMGERLMKGLAEIVQEFHAPVKIIGLPPAPVVTFATGEPQRDTQLRNAFFDELYAAGIFANDRWFISYAHQPEDIDLTLERARQTLKKLL, encoded by the coding sequence ATGCCACCCTTCATTCGTCGTGCCAAAGGTTGCCGACTGTGGGACCTCGACGGCCGGGAGTACATCGACTTCCGCTGCGCCCTGGGGCCCATAATCTTGGGATACCAGCACCCGGCGGTGGACGAGGCGGTCCGCGCTCAGATGTCCTGCGGCGTGCTCTTCAGCATGGCCAGCCCTGTGGAGTTGGAGGCTGCCGAGGCGGTGCTTCAGAACGTACCCTGGATAGAGCAGGTCCGCTTTCTGAAGACAGGCGCGGATGCATGCACGGCCTGCGTGCGCCTGGCTCGGGCTTTCACCGGTCGCGACCACGTGCTGAGCGTCGGTTACCACGGCTACCACGACTGGTCAGTGGCCGACTGGCCAAATTCAGGCGTGCCGGCAACGGTTCGCGCCTACACCCACGTGGTCCCCTATGGTGACGTGCCAGCTGCAGAGCGCGCCTTCGCGGACTGGGGCGAGCAGCTTGCTGCTGCCATCGTCGAACCATACGATTGGCAGCATCCCGACGGTGCGCCCTTTCTCCGCCGCCTGCGCGAGCTGTGCGACACGCACGGGGCCCTGCTCATCTACGACGAGGTGCTCACCGGGTTCCGCCTGGCACGCGGGGGTGCACAGGAGTACTTTGGCGTAACTCCAGACCTGGCCGCTTATGCGAAGGCTATGGCAAACGGTTATCCCCTCTCCGCCTTCGCCGGCAAACGGCGCTTCATGCAGCAGTTGGAAAAGACCGTCATCACCATCACCCATGGCGGCGAGACCCTCTCCCTTGCCGCCTGCAAGGCGACAATGGAGGTCATGCAGGCAGAGCCCGTCCACGAGCACATCTTTGCCATGGGCGAGCGGCTCATGAAAGGCCTTGCTGAGATCGTTCAGGAGTTTCACGCACCGGTAAAGATCATCGGCCTTCCGCCCGCCCCCGTGGTCACCTTTGCCACTGGCGAGCCGCAGCGCGATACGCAGTTGCGCAACGCTTTCTTCGACGAACTTTACGCTGCGGGCATCTTCGCCAACGACCGATGGTTCATCAGCTATGCGCATCAGCCCGAGGACATCGACCTGACGCTGGAAAGAGCTAGGCAGACTCTAAAAAAGCTCCTTTAG